The Arctopsyche grandis isolate Sample6627 chromosome 5, ASM5162203v2, whole genome shotgun sequence genome includes a window with the following:
- the Rab30 gene encoding RAS oncogene family member Rab30: MEDYKFLFKVVLVGNAGVGKTCLVRRFTQGIFPPGQGATIGVDFMIKTVEVDNEKVKLQIWDTAGQERFRSITQSYYRSAHALILVYDISCQPTFDCLPDWLREIEEYASSKVLRILVGNKIDREDCEIPRHVGEDFAQRHGMYFLETSAKESDNVERLFMEIAVELMEQAKCKELPRYDTSTTPINGKTTSIGDGACCGKVA; the protein is encoded by the exons ATGGAAGATTACAAGTTTCTATTCAAGGTGGTGCTGGTCGGCAACGCAGGCGTAGGTAAAACTTGCCTCGTCAGAAGGTTTACACAGGGGATATTTCCGCCGGGTCAGGGTGCCACCATCGGTGTTGATTTTATGATCAAAACTGTCGAAGTCGACAACGAGAAAGTGAAG cttcaaatatgggatacggCCGGCCAAGAGAGATTTCGCTCCATCACGCAAAGCTATTACCGATCAGCACACGCGCTTATACTAGTTTATGACATATCGTGTCAACCGACGTTTGACTGTTTGCCCGATTGGCTTAGAGAAATTGAAGAATACGCCAGCAGTAAGGTTCTTAGGATTCTCGTAG GCAATAAAATAGATAGAGAAGACTGTGAAATACCGAGACACGTCGGCGAAGACTTTGCACAACGGCACGGTATGTATTTCTTGGAAACGTCGGCCAAGGAATCCGACAACGTCGAGAGACTCTTCATGGAGATAGCTGTAGAACTCATGGAG CAAGCGAAATGTAAAGAATTGCCGAGGTACGATACGAGCACGACTCCCATCAACGGAAAAACTACTTCGATCGGAGACGGCGCCTGCTGTGGCAAAGTGGCGTAA
- the LOC143912004 gene encoding uncharacterized protein LOC143912004 — translation MECRLCLGSAPAESSISIFQRPGPHPERLEERIRTGCQIYVKRGDGLPDTVCLSCKTNLESLISFRKACFRSHETSQLRLADCLNIKTEEVFLEDLIWDDEPSQSTIHRKDSDICLKPFPSESELILHKRSHPEEKRFQCDICLKSFGYKNILVVHLKTHTGEKPYKCDICLKSFTYKYKLVIHLRTHTGEKPYQCEICLKSFTQKSNRETHKKVHAGLKPHKCGICLKSYVRKNELVSHLRTHTGEKPYKCEICLKSFIEKRRLNNHKKLHAGIKPHKCDICLKSYVHKDQLVSHLRTHTGEKPYKCEICLKSFIEKRRLNNHKKLHAGIKPHKCDICLKSYVHKDQLVSHLRTHTGEKPYKCEICPKSFTQKSDLERHKRLHAEIKPHKCDICLNSYVRKDGLVIHLRTHTGEKPYRCEICLKSFTLKSSLGRHKKLHAGIKPHKCEICLKSYVRKIELVTHLISHTGVKLYKCDICLKSYACKDKLVKHLRTHTGEKPYKL, via the exons atggagtgcaggctttgtctcggatcagctccggccgagtcttccatctccatcttccagagaccaggtcctcatccagagcgtctggaggaACGCATTCGGACCGGCTGTCAGATTTAT gttaaaagaggcgatgggttgccagacacggtgtgtctttcgtgtaagaccaatctcgaatcgttgatcagctttcgaaaggcttgttttcgaagccacgaaacgtctcaactgaggttagcTGATTGCTTGAacatcaagactgaagaagttttctTAGAAGATCTAATATGGGACGACGAGCCTTCACAAtcgacaattcaccgaaagGATAGTGACATTTGCTTGAAGCCATTTCCCAGTGAATCTGaacttattttacacaaaagatCTCATCCTGAAGAAAAGCGGtttcaatgtgatatttgtttaaaatcatttggttataaaaatatacttgtggtacatttaaaaactcacacgggggaaaagccatacaaatgtgacatttgtttaaaatcttttacttataaatataaacttgtgatacatttaagaactcacacgggggaaaagccataccagtgtgaaatttgtctaaaatcatttactcaaaaatctaaccgCGAGACACATAAAAAAGTGCATGCTGggttaaaaccacacaaatgtgggatttgtttaaaatcatatgttcgtaaaaatgaacttgtgtcacatttgagaactcacacgggggaaaagccttacaagtgtgaaatttgtctaaaatcatttattgaaaaacgtAGGctcaataatcataaaaaattgcatgctgggataaaaccacacaaatgtgacatttgtttaaaatcatatgttcataAAGAtcaacttgtgtcacatttaagaactcacacaggggaaaagccttacaagtgtgaaatctgtctaaaatcatttattgaaaaacgtAGGctcaataatcataaaaaattgcatgctgggataaaaccacacaaatgtgacatttgtttaaaatcatatgttcataAAGAtcaacttgtgtcacatttaagaactcacacaggggaaaagccttacaagtgtgaaatctgtccaaaatcatttactcaaaaatctgaCCTCGAGAGACATAAACGATTACATGctgagataaaaccacacaaatgtgacatttgtttaaattcgtATGTTCGTAAAGATGgacttgtgatacatttaagaactcacacgggggaaaagccttataggtgtgaaatctgtctaaaatcatttactctaaaATCTAGCCTCggaagacataaaaaattgcatgctgggataaaaccacacaaatgtgaaatttgtttaaaatcatatgttcgaaAAATTGAACTTGTGACACATTTAATATCTCACACGGGGGTAAAgctatacaaatgtgacatttgtttaaaatcatatgcttGTAAAGATAAACTTGTtaaacatttaagaactcacaccggggaaaagccttacaagt tgtga